One genomic region from Lycorma delicatula isolate Av1 chromosome 1, ASM4794821v1, whole genome shotgun sequence encodes:
- the LOC142325473 gene encoding leukocyte elastase inhibitor-like isoform X9 has translation MVDNSDLIKYACIILLTLQRVFVTMATVKQNLSSKEADIFADVSRGSNSFAIQLYKVLSEANPDSNLIASPLSLQVALALTYSGAEGITADEIASLLKIPSDKNRFFEGYNLLVSILEDPVLHIATRIFVEKTFGVKEEFNKNALTYFKADAEPVDFIKESSSARLLINDWVEKKTNHKIKDLITEDFITPDTVMLLINAIHFKADWKFPFRVQATSPEKFYINEKDTVDVDMMHMTEKLRYAEHPVLKAKILELPYQGHDFSMFIILPNEITGLAKMEETLSTLNLADELKNLDRCEVIVSLPKFELEKTLDLKDILETLGVKNIFRDANFSGISDKPLTVSEVVQKAFIKVDEKGTEAAAATDSGVE, from the exons TATTTGTCACAATGGCTACTGTAAAACAGAATTTAAGTTCGAAAGAAGCTGATATCTTTGCTGATGTTTCTCGTGGATCAAATTCATTTGCAATTCAACTTTAtaag gttttaagtGAAGCTAATCCAGACAGCAATTTGATAGCATCACCTCTTAGTCTACAGGTGGCTTTAGCACTGACATATTCTGGTGCTGAAGGCATAACAGCTGATGAGATAGCTTCACTGTTGAAGATCCCTAGcgataaaaacagattttttgaagGGTATAATCTATTAGTTAGTATACTTGAG GATCCTGTGTTACATATTGCAACAAGAATATTTGTAGAAAAGACTTTTGGTGTGAAAGAAGAGTTTAACAAAAATGCACTTACTTATTTTAAAGCTGATGCTGAGCcagttgattttataaaagaGAGTAGTAGTGCAAGATTACTTATTAATGATTGGGTTGAAAAGAAGACTAATCATAAAATAAAGGATTTGATTACTGAag attttataacaCCTGATACAGTCATGCTTCTCATTAACGCTATACATTTTAAGGCTGATTGGAAATTTCCATTTCGTGTTCAAGCCACAAGtcctgaaaaattttatattaatgaaaaggaTACAGTTGACGTTGATATGATGCATATGACCGAAAAGCTACGTTACGCTGAACATCCTGTTTTAAAAGCTAAAATTTTGGAACTTCCTTATCAG gGTCATGATTTCAGCATGTTCATTATTTTGCCAAATGAAATTACTGGTCTGGCAAAAATGGAAGAGACCTTGAGTACATTAAATCTAGCTGATGAACTAAAAAATTTAGATAGATGTGAAGTTATTGTATCTTTGCCAAAATTTGAGTTAGAAAAAACACTAGATCTGAAAGATATCTTAGAAAca CTtggtgttaaaaatatatttcgtgatgcaaatttttctggtatttctgacAAGCCACTTACTGTCAGTGAGGTTGTCCAAAAGGCTTTCATTAAAGTTGATGAGAAAGGAACGGAAGCTGCAGCAGCTACAG
- the LOC142325473 gene encoding leukocyte elastase inhibitor-like isoform X10, with amino-acid sequence MVDNSDLIKYACIILLTLQRVFVTMATVKQNLSSKEADIFADVSRGSNSFAIQLYKVLSEANPDSNLIASPLSLQVALALTYSGAEGITADEIASLLKIPSDKNRFFEGYNLLVSILEDPVLHIATRIFVEKTFGVKEEFNKNALTYFKADAEPVDFIKESSSARLLINDWVEKKTNHKIKDLITEDFITPDTVMLLINAIHFKADWKFPFRVQATSPEKFYINEKDTVDVDMMHMTEKLRYAEHPVLKAKILELPYQGHDFSMFIILPNEITGLAKMEETLSTLNLADELKNLDRCEVIVSLPKFELEKTLDLKDILETLGVKNIFRDANFSGISDKPLTVSEVVQKAFIKVDEKGTEAAAATG; translated from the exons TATTTGTCACAATGGCTACTGTAAAACAGAATTTAAGTTCGAAAGAAGCTGATATCTTTGCTGATGTTTCTCGTGGATCAAATTCATTTGCAATTCAACTTTAtaag gttttaagtGAAGCTAATCCAGACAGCAATTTGATAGCATCACCTCTTAGTCTACAGGTGGCTTTAGCACTGACATATTCTGGTGCTGAAGGCATAACAGCTGATGAGATAGCTTCACTGTTGAAGATCCCTAGcgataaaaacagattttttgaagGGTATAATCTATTAGTTAGTATACTTGAG GATCCTGTGTTACATATTGCAACAAGAATATTTGTAGAAAAGACTTTTGGTGTGAAAGAAGAGTTTAACAAAAATGCACTTACTTATTTTAAAGCTGATGCTGAGCcagttgattttataaaagaGAGTAGTAGTGCAAGATTACTTATTAATGATTGGGTTGAAAAGAAGACTAATCATAAAATAAAGGATTTGATTACTGAag attttataacaCCTGATACAGTCATGCTTCTCATTAACGCTATACATTTTAAGGCTGATTGGAAATTTCCATTTCGTGTTCAAGCCACAAGtcctgaaaaattttatattaatgaaaaggaTACAGTTGACGTTGATATGATGCATATGACCGAAAAGCTACGTTACGCTGAACATCCTGTTTTAAAAGCTAAAATTTTGGAACTTCCTTATCAG gGTCATGATTTCAGCATGTTCATTATTTTGCCAAATGAAATTACTGGTCTGGCAAAAATGGAAGAGACCTTGAGTACATTAAATCTAGCTGATGAACTAAAAAATTTAGATAGATGTGAAGTTATTGTATCTTTGCCAAAATTTGAGTTAGAAAAAACACTAGATCTGAAAGATATCTTAGAAAca CTtggtgttaaaaatatatttcgtgatgcaaatttttctggtatttctgacAAGCCACTTACTGTCAGTGAGGTTGTCCAAAAGGCTTTCATTAAAGTTGATGAGAAAGGAACGGAAGCTGCAGCAGCTACAG